The Actinomadura graeca nucleotide sequence TGTACGGGCTCCAGAGCTCCCTGGAGAGTTCGATCGACCGGCTGCAGAACGCCGTCGACCGGATGTGAGGGGCGCCGCGCCGGGGGTGTCCCGCCGGCCCGGGACGCGTCCACGCGAGACCCGCGGGACGTGGGTAATGTCTCACCCCTTGGGATCGACCAGGAGGCTACCCATGGGTAACATTGACTGGACGGCCGAAACGGGGACCCGCCGCCGAAACGCGTTCGGGTCTTTGGCAGGCTGTGACAGCGACAACGCGTTTCCCGCGTCGACCCGTCATGGGCGGCGCCCCTCTGTCCGCTCACCCCAGCGGCCAAACGAGTGCAGGGAGGTCGGCCACCGGCCATGAACATCGTCGTCCTGGTGAAGCAGGTTCCCGATACGGAGAGCCCGCGCAAGCTGAAGTCCGATGACAGCACGCTCGACCGCGCCGCCGCGGACGGCGTCATCAACGAGCTCGACGAGTACGCCATCGAGGAGGCACTGCGGATCAAGGAGGCCCACGGCGGCGAGGTGACCGTCCTGACCATGGGCCCCGACAAGGCCGCCGACTCCATCCGCAAGTCCCTCGCCATGGGCGCGGACAAGGCCGTCCACCTCGCCGACGACGCGCTCGCCGGCTCCGACGCGCTCCAGACCTCCTACGCGATCCAGCAGGCGCTCGGCCGCACCGGCTTCGACCTGGTGGTCCTCGGCTCGGAGTCCACCGACGCGCGCACCGGCGTGCTCGCGGCGATGCTCGCCGAGCGGCTCGGCGTCCCGCAGCTGTCGCTGGCCAACAAGGTCGAGATCGACGGGACGTCCGTCACGATCCAGCGGCAGACCGACTACGGCCACGACCGCGTCGAGGCGAGCCTGCCCGCGGTGGTGAGCGTCGTCGAGAAGATCAACGAGCCGCGCTACCCCTCGTTCAAGGGGATCATGGCGGCCAAGAAGAAGCCGGTGGAGACGCTCGCCGCCGCCGACGCCGGCATCGACGCGTCGCAGGTCGGCCTGGCGAACGCCGCCACCGAGGTGGTGGACTTCGCCGAGGCGCCGCCGCGCGCGCAGGGGCAGATCGTCACCGACGAGGGCGACGGCGGCGCGAGGATCGCCGAGTTCCTCGCCTCGAAGAAGTTCGTCTGACGGGGAAGGGAACGGACAACGATGGCTGAGATCCTCGTCCTCGTCGACCATGTCGACGGTGAGGTCAAGAAGGTCACCCTCGAACTGCTGACGCTGGCCGGCCGGCTGGGCGAGGCCGCCGCCGTGTGGGCGGGCCCGGGTTACGAGGGCGCGAAGGACAAGCTCGGCGAGTACGGCGCCGGGAAGGTGTACGTGGCCGCCGACGAGGAGCTGACCTCCTACGTCGTCGCGCCCAAGGCCGCGCTGCTGGCGCAGCTCGTCGCCGAGCGCTCCCCGGCGGCGGTGCTGGTCTCCGCGACCGCCGAGGGCAAGGAGATCGCCGGCCGCCTCGCGGTCAGGACCGGCTCCGGCGTGCTCACCGACGTGGTGGACGTCGCCGGCGGCTTCGTCGCCGAGCACTCGATCTTCGGCGGCGGGATCATCGCGCACGCCCGGGTGCGGACCGGCACGCCGATCATCGCCGTCCGGCCGAACTCCGTGGCGCCCGAGGCGTCCCCGGTGACGCCGGTGGAGGAGCAGGTCTCGGTGACGCTGTCGGACACCGACCGGGCCGCGCGGATCGTGGAGCGGGTCGTCCAGGAGAAGGGCGAGCGCCCGGACCTGACCGAGGCCGCGATCGTCGTGTCCGGCGGGCGCGGCGTGGGCGGCGCCGAGAACTTCGCGATCATCGAGGGCCTGGCCGACTCGCTCGGCGCGGCCGTCGGCGCGTCGCGCGCCGCGACCGATGCCGGCTGGTACCCGCACTCGTTCCAGGTCGGCCAGACCGGCAAGACCGTGTCGCCACAGCTCTACATCGCGGTCGGCATCTCCGGCGCGATCCAGCACCGGGCCGGGATGCAGACGTCGAAGACCATCGTCGCCATCAACAAGGACTCCGAGGCGCCGATCTTCGAGCTCGTCGACTACGGCGTCGTGGGCGATCTGTTCCAGGTCGCGCCGCAGCTGACCGAGGAGATCACCAAGCGCCGGTGACCTGCTCCCGCGCGCCCCGTCCGGCCGATCCCGCCGGACGGGGCGTCCGCGTTCAGGAGCGCGCCGGCGCCGGTCGGCGGACGGCCGACAGCAGCGCGGGCTTGAGCATGTCCCCGACCTCGGCGTACGGGACGACGGTGTCCAGCTCGCCGCACGCCGCGGAGTAGCCCAGCACCGAGCCGTAGAACGCGACCCGCAGGCCGGCCGGCGTGAGCGCCATCGTCACGTCGCCGGACTTGACGAACTTGGACGGGTCGTCCGTCCCGTGCATCTCCACCGGCCCGGGCCCGGGATCCTGTTCGCCGTCGCAGTAGGCGCCGCCCGGCAGATGCGACTTGATCTTCGTGTCGAGAGGGGCGAGGCCCCGGTCGGTCGGGACGCGGAACAGGTCGAGCGGGCGGTAGGACGCGCCGGTCCGCAGATCGACGGTGGCGGCGGGCGAGTGGTCCCAGCCCGTCCCGCGCTCCCCGCGCAGCTCGACCTTGTACCAGACGGAGAGCAGCCGGTCGTTGCGCATGAGGATCGTCGGCGTCACGAGGTCGGTGTAGCCGCCGCGGCCGATCCCGGCGAGACCCTTGCGCGTCTTGGCCCAGCGTTCTTCGAGCGGTGCCCGCAGCGCCTGGTTGATCTTCCTGGTGAGCGCGGGCCGCCCGCCCGAGACCGTCACGACCCGTCCCCGCGCCTGGAAGGTCGTGCCGTTGCCGAGGTCCTGCCGGGGGCCGCTGAGCGCGGCGAGCGCGGTCACGATCGGCTTGGCCTCGGTGCTGCCGTGCGCGACGGCCACATAGGTCGCCGCGCCGCCCGCCGCGACGACGGCCGTGCCGCCCGCGACCGCCGCGGCGCCCTTGGCGCCGAGCGTCCCCAGCACCCCCTTGCCCGCCGCGCCGGCGCCCGCCCCGGCCCCACCGGCGCCGGTTCCCGCCGCGCCCGCCGCCCCGGCGGCGCCCGCGGCCCCGGCGCCGCCCGCCGCGCCGCCCGAGGCGAGGCCGAGGGCGGTGAGCGGGAACAGCATCGACAGCGCGGCCGCCGCGCCCGCGAGGGCCCGCACGCCGCGTCCCTCCCAGTCGGCGCCGTACGCGGCGGACGCGGCGGACTCCAGCTCCGACACGAACGCCGACGCGCCCGCCGGGCGGTCCCACGGGTTCTTCGCCAGCCCGCGCTCGACGAGCGGGCGGAGCGGCCCGGGGACGTCCCCGGCCGGAATCGGCGCCGTCAGGTGGCGGCCCATGAGCCCGGCCCGGTCCTCGGCGGCGTAGGGCCGCCGTCCCGTCACGCACTCGAAGAACACGCACGTCGCCGCGTACACGTCCGTGGCGGGCGAGGCGGGCTCGTCGCGCCACTGCTCGGGCGCCATGTAGACGGGCGTGCCGGACCGCCCCGCCTCGCCCGCGTCCACCGCGATGCCGAAGTCGATGAGCTTGCTCAGCCCGTCGCCCCGCACGATCACGTTGGCCGGCTTGTAGTCGCGGTGGACGATCCCGAGGCCGTGCGCCGCCGCGAGCCCGAGCAGCGACCCCTTCAGCACCGCCAGCGCCGCCTCCGGCTCCAGCGGCCCCCGTTCGGCGAGCACGGCCTTGAGCGGCGCGCCGTCGACCGCCTCCATCACGATGGCGGCGCCCTCCGGTGTCTCCACCAGCCCGTACAGCTGGGCGACGAAGGGGTTGCGCAGGCGCCGGAGCAGGTCCGCCTCGCCGCGGAACCGCGCGCGGAACCCCGCGTCCGACCCCGCCGCGTCCGCGAGGTACTTGATCGCCGCGGGGAGCCCGCTCGCGTCGTGCCGCGCCAGCACGACGCGGCCCTGCGCCCCCTCCCCGAGGACGCGCAGCTCGCTGTATCCCGGGACCCGCCATCCGCCCATGCAACCGCCCTCCGCACGACAATCCCGAGGGCGTTATACCGGATGGCGGGCCGTTATGACCGTGTCAGGCGGCCGCCGGTTCGGGTTCGGCGGCGGCGACGGCGCCCTCGGAGGAGTGCGCGACGACATCGGTGTCCATCCGAAGTGGGACGAATCGGGCGCCGACGGCGATCAGCAGCGCGAGCACGACCACGATGCCGACGCCGACGCGCAGCGACGTGGCGTCCGAGAGGAACCCGACGACCACGGGGCCGAGCAGCAGGCCGCCGTAGCCCATCGCGCCGACCTGGGCGACCGCGGCGGCCGGGCGGTCCGGGTCGGCGGTGCCCGCCAGGGAGATCGTCGTCGGGACGACGGTGCAGACGACCAGGCCGGTCACGAAGAACCCGGCGACGGCGACGGGGGCGGCGGGCGCCAGCACGACGACGGTCATGCCGAGCGCGGTCCCCACCCCGGCGCCGGCCAGCAGCCGCCGGGTGCCGAGCCGCGTCCGGACGCGGTCGCCGACGAGCCGCCCGAGCAGCATCGCCAGCTCGAACGCCGGGTAGCCGAGCGCCGCCACGGCCTGGGTGGCGCCCATCTCCTCGTGGAGCAGCAGCCCGCTCCAGTCGGCGATCGAGCCCTCGGTCATGAACGCGATGAACGCGAGGATCCCGATCAGGTAAACGGCGGCGGGCATGCGGCGCCTGCCGTTCCCCGCGCCGTCCCGGGCGGGGGCGGCGGGGTCGGGCAGGTAGGTGCGGCCGAGCGCGAGCCCCACGGGCAGCGTCAGCGCCGCGGCGGCGAGGACCGTCGCGGTGAAGCCCAGCCCCGCGGCGGCGGTGGCGACGCCGAACAGGCCGCCGCTCATCGCGCCGACGCACCAGCCGGCGTGCAGGCCGCTCATGATCGAACGGCGGTGCGCCCGTTCGACGGCGCTGCCCTGCGCGTTCATCGCGATGTCGGTGACGCCGAACGCCATGCCGAACACCGCGACGGCCGCGAGGAGCACGGCGTAGGTCGGGGCGAGCGCCACCCCGGCGTAGGACACCGCGGTCAGCGGCAGCGCGAGGCGCAGGACGGACCGGCTGCCCGCGCGGGCCATCACGGCCCGCAGCGACTGCATGGCGAAGATCGCGCCGAGCCCCCAGACGAGGACGACGATGCCGATCTCGCCCTCGGTGGTCCCGAACTTGGCGGCCAGCGCGGGCATGCGGGCCACCCACACCCCGGTCAGCAGACCGGCCAGGGCGAAGGTCAGGAACGCCCCCAAGCGGGCACGGAACAGCATGGTTCACCTCTTTCTGGACTCGGCGGGGCGCTGAGCCCCGCTGGGGATTCCGTCGCAGTGGTCGGGGGATCGGGTGACGGGGGTGTTAGGGGGGCGGGTGGGGCGGGCGGGCCGGGAAGCGGCGCAGTGGAGCGCTCCATTCGGGGGTGGACGGTCGGGCGCGCTCGGCGCCCCGTCTCATCGCTCCAGCAGTGCCAGCAGGCGCAGCCTGAGCGCTTCGAGCTGGTCACCGTCGTACAACTCGGGTGCGCGGCTCATCACTTCCCAGAGGCCCTCGGCCGCCAGCCGGACGACCGTCGCGGCCCCCGGGTCCGGGTCGCCGCCCGGGTCGCGGCCGTGCCAGCGGCGCATCGCCTCGTTCAGCGGCTCGGCCTGCTCCGGATCCGTGGCGGCGGCGCCGATCGCCGACCACCGGCGGTGGGTGCGCGCCTGGCCGGCGAGGATCTCGAAGGTGGCCTCGACGTAGGCGCGGGTGTAGGAGCCGGGGGTGCCGTCGTCGTAGGAGGCGATCAGGTCGTCGAACTCCTCGATGACCCGCGCCACCATGGCCTTGACGAGCGCTTCCTTGGTGGGGAAGTGGTAGAGCAGCCCGCCCTTGCTGACCCCGGCGCGGTCGGCGACCGCGGCGAGTGTCAGCGCCTGCGTCCCCTGCTCGAAGAGCACGGACTCGGCGGCGTCGAGCAGGGCTTCCCTCTTCATGGCGGATTCAGTGTACCGGCTGGACGGTATACCTGTCGAGCCGCGGCGGGAGCGGGCCCGTCACGCGGCTACTGTTGTCCGCGTGGTGACCTACCTCGACCATGCGGCGACGACACCGATGCTCCCGGAGGCCGTCGAGGCGATGACCGCGGAGCTGCGCGGGCTCGGCAACCCCTCCTCGCTGCACGCGGCGGGCCGGCGGGCCCGGCGCGTCGTGGAGGAGTCCCGCGAGATCATCGCCGAGGCGTTCGACGCCCGCCCGAGCGAGGTGGTGTTCACCTCGGGCGGCACCGAGGCCGACAACCTCGCGGTCAAGGGCGTGTTCTGGGCGCGCCGGCGCGCGGACCCGGCGCGCACCCGCGTGCTGGCGGGCGCCGTCGAGCACCACGCCGTCCTCGACTCGGTGCAGTGGCTCGCCGACCACGAGGGCGCCGAGGTCGAGTGGATCCCCGTGGACGGGCTGGGGCGTGTCCGGCCCGAGGCGCTGCGGGAGGCCCTCGGCACCGGCGAGGACGTCGCGCTCGCCACGGTCATGTGGGCCAACAACGAGGTCGGCACCGTCCAGCCCGTCGCGGACCTGGCCGCCGTCGCGCGCGAGCACGGCGTGCCCTTCCACACCGACGCCGTCCAGGCCGCCGGGACCCTGCCCGTCGGGTTCGCGGCGAGCGGCGTGCAGTCCCTGGCCATCACCGGCCACAAGCTCGGCGGCCCGATCGGCGTGGGGGCGCTGCTGCTGGCCAAGCCGGAGGAGCCGCTGTTCCTCGACCCCGTCCCGCTGCTGCACGGAGGCGGGCAGGAGCGCGACGTCCGGTCCGGGACCCTCGACGCACCGGCCATCGCCGGATTCGCCGCCGCCGTCCAGGTCGCGTCCCGCCGCCGCGCGGCCGAGGGCGCCCGCCTCGCCGAGCTGCGCGACCGGCTGATCGACGCCGTCCACGCCGCGGTGCCCGACGCGGTGCTGAACGGCGACCCCGCCGACCGGCTCCCGGGCAACGCCCACTTCTCGTTCCCCGGCTGCGAGGGCGACGCCCTGCTCATGCTGCTGGACGCGCGCGGCATCGCCTGCTCGACGGGTTCGGCGTGCTCGGCCGGGGTGTCGCAGCCCAGTCACGTCCTCATGGCGATGGACGCGGGCGCAGAGCGCGCGCGGGGCTCGCTCCGCTTCACCCTGGGCCACACCTCCACGGAGGCGGACGTCAAGGCCCTCGCCGACGCCATCGGGCCCGTCGTGGAGCGCGCGCGCCGCGCCGGCCTCGGCTGACCGAGGTTTTACCTTCGCTGTACCGGGGACAGCGTTGCCGTTCCTCAGGAGGGCGGCGGACGTGACGAGCGACAGTGCAGTAGAGCGGGTGGGCCGTAAGGCCGCGGGCCACCCGTGGTTCCATCTGATGTCCCGCGTGGGCCTGGTCGCGCGCGGGCTGCTCTACCTCCTCATCGGCTGGCTGGCGCTCCAGGTGGCGTTCGGTGACGGCGGCGGCAAGGAGGCGGACCGGAAGGGGGCGCTCCAGGCGGTGGCGGAGAAACCGGGCGGCCCGGCCGTCCTGGTCCTGATGGCCGTCGGCTTCGCCGCCCTCGCCCTCTGGCAGGTCGCCGAGGCGCTGTACGGGCGGCCGATCCCGGACGGGCACAAGGCGACCAAGCGGCTGGGATCCGCGGCCCGCGCCGTCGTCTACACCGTCGGGTTCGCGGCGACCCTGGGCTTCCTGTTCGGCCACACCGGCAGTTCCAGCGACCAGCAGTCCAAGACCTACACCGCGCGGGCGATGGGCGAGCCCGGCGGCCGCTGGCTGGTGCTGGCGATCGGGATCGGGTTCGTGGTCTGGGGCGTCGTCGTGGTGGTCCACGCCGTCCGCCGCGAGTTCCTCAAGGAGCTCACGGGCATGGGCCGGGCGGCGCGGCACGTCGTCCAGCCGCTCGGCGTGGCCGGGAACCTGGCGCGCGGGCTGGTCGGCAGCGGTGTCGGCGTCTTCCTCGCCTACGCCGCGATCAGCTTCGAGCCGGACAAGGCCCAGGGCCTGGACGGCACCCTCCGCGAGTTCGCCTCGACGCCCGCCGGTGTGTGGGGCCTCGTCGCCGTCGCCGCCGGGGTACTGCTCTTCGGCCTCTACTCCTTCTGTGAGGCCCGCTGGCGCAAGGTGGAGGCCGTTTCCTGACGCGCCGCGGGGGCCGTCAGGGCTGGTAGGGGGCGAGGGCGCGCCAGCCGGGGTCGTTGGACGAGGCGACCTTGGCCTTGCCCTCCGTCCAGCCTGCGGCGAGCTGGTCCAGCTCGCCGATCACCCCGGAGTCGGGGTCGGCGTACAGGTGGAAGACCCGCAGCCCGTCACCGGTCTCCCGCACCGCGAGGACCGCCCGGTCGCCCAGCTTGGTGAGCTTTTTCTCGAACGCGCGCAGCGCACCGGACGAGGGCTCCACCGGCAGCCGGTCGGGGTTGCTGTTGGCGTACGGGACGGTGATCGCCACGTGCAGGTCGCAGAGCGGGTAGTCCTGCCGGTGCAGCGGGAAGCGGGCACCGAGGCGCGCGGGGTGCCCGCGCGGCGTGCGGCCCTCGCCGCTCAGCCAGGACGGCTCGGCGAACGGCTCGGCCACCTGCTCCACGACCGCCGACAGCATCGACGGCGGCAGCGAGTCGATCGGCGCCTCGGTCGCGATCGAGACCTCGCCGACCCAGCGGGCCACGTCGTCCTCGCCGAGGGCCCAGTCGAGGACGTGCAGCGCCACCTGCAGCTGCTGCTCCTCGGACACGAACAGGAAGTCGGGGTGGTAGGCGCTGATGTGCACCCGGGCCCGGTCGGCGTCGGCGCGCATGCCGAGCCGCACGTACTCCAGGTCGAACTCGTGGTCGCCGAGCACGAGGTCCTGGGAGAGCATCTCAGGGTCGGCCTGGCGCGCCGGGTGGAACGTCCAGCCGCCCGCCGCGGACCCGCCCGGCCGGGCCCGGAACCAGCGCTCCGCCACCCCGCGCAGCTCGGGGTCGCCGCCGCCGGTCACCGTGAGCGACGGCGCCCGGTCGTCCGCCCCGCCGATCTCCCACTGGAGCTCGGCGTGGATCTTGTGGACGCGCCGTGAGAGCTCCTCGATCGTCTCCGCCGACAGCCCCTCGCCCGGCGTCCCCGGCTCGGCGGGCTCGGCGCCCGGCGCGGCGGCCAGCGACGCCTCGATCGTCGGGCGTGCCTGCGCCCACCACTCCCAGAACTCGCCGATGGCGGGCGGGACCGCTGCGGGCGTGTCACGCGGACGGCGGAAGATTCCCACCTGTCGTCTCTTCCTTGTCGTGGGGTCATGCGGCTCCCCATCCGGAGCCCGCCCCGTCACCTTACGCGAGCCGCCGCCCGTCCCGTGGCCCGTCCCGCCGGGCGATCCGCGCGTCCAGGCTCCGCCTCCCCGCGTGCACGATCGTTCACGGCAGGTGCCCGGCGGGCGCGGGCATCGGTCTCATCGTCACCACGATGCGGGGCCCGGCGCCCCGCCGCGCGGCGGGGACCACGCGGCGGCGCGTACGCTCGGAGGACTATGACTCTGCGCGTACTCGCCGCCATGTCGGGCGGCGTCGACTCCGCGGTGGCCGCCGCACGGGCCGCCGACGCCGGGCACGACGTCACCGGCGTCCACATGGCCCTGTCCAGCAACCCCCGGTCGTACCGGACGGGCGCGCGCGGATGCTGCACCCTGGAGGACTCCCGGGACGCGCGCCGCGCCGCCGACGTGATCGGCATCCCCTTCTACGTGTGGGACCTCGCCGAGCGGTTCCACCGGGACGTCGTCGAGGACTTCGTCAGCGAGTACGCGGCGGGCCGCACCCCGAACCCGTGCCTGCGCTGCAACGAGAAGATCAAGTTCGAGGCGCTGCTGGACCGCGCGGTGGCCCTGGGGTTCGACGCCGTCTGCACCGGCCACTACGCGCGGCTGGACGGCGGCGTGCTGCGGCGCGGCGTGGACGCGGGCAAGGACCAGTCGTACGTGCTGGCCGTCTGCACGCCCGAGCAGCTCGCGCGCGCCCTGTTCCCGCTCGGCGACACCGCCAAGGCCGACATCCGGCGGGAGGCGGAGGCGCGCGGCCTCCAGGTGGCCGACAAGCCCGACAGCCACGACGTCTGCTTCATCGCCGACGGCGACACGCGGGGCTTCCTCGCGGAGCGGCTCGGCACGGCCCCCGGGCCGATCCTCGACACCGACGGCAACCGGGTCGGCGAGCACGAGGGCGCGTACGCCTACACGGTCGGGCAGCGCAAGGGCCTGCGGCTCGGCACCCCGGCGCCGGACGGCCGCCCCCGCTACGTCCTGGACATCTCCCCGGTGGACAACACCGTGACGGTCGGCCCCCGCGAGTCGCTGGACGTCCGCGAGATCACGGGGGAGCGGCCGGTGTGGCTGGGCGACGTCCCCGCCGGGCCGTTCGCGTGCGAGGTCCAGCTGCGGGCGCACGGCGAGGTCTTCCCGTGCACCGCCGAACGGGACGGCGACCGGCTGCGCGTCCGCCTGGAGACCCCGGCGCGGGGGGTCGCCGCCGGGCAGGCCGCCGTCCTGTACGAGGGCGACCGCGTCCTCGGGTCCGCCACGATCGCCGACACCGCCCGGGTCGCCGTCTGACGCCGCCGAGGCGGCTGTCGGTAGGGTTCCGGGCGTGACGGATTACCCCTGGCAGCCCGGGTCGGCCACCGGGATCGGTTCCTATCCGGGCGAGGACCCGGCGGAGGCGCTGCGGATCGTCCTCGGAGAGCTTCCCGACCTGCCGCACCTTCCGGAGCTCCCCGCGCGCGGCCCCGGCGCCGACATGACCGGCCGGACGGCCGGGCTGCTGGTGGACATGCCGATCCACCTGGAGCCGTCCGGGTGGCGGTTCTCCGACCGCCCGGGACGCGACACGCAACGCGCCCTCGACCATCTCGCCCGGGACCTGGACGTGCTGGAGGAGGTCGCGGGCGGTCATGACGGGCCCTTCAAGGTGCAGGTGTGCGGCCCGTGGACGCTGGCCGCGACGATCGAGCTGCGGCACGGCGACCGCGCGGTCAAGGACCCCGGCGCCGTTCGCGACCTGACGGCGTCGCTGGCCGAGGGCGTCGCCGCGCACGTGGCCGACGTCCGGCGGCGCCTGCCGCACGCGCGGATCGTCCTGCAGCTGGACGAGCCGGGCCTGCCCGCGGCGCTGGCGGGTACCCTGCCGACCGCGAGCGGGTTCTCGCGGCTGCGGGCGGTGGAGGAGCCGGCCGCCGAGGACGCGCTGCGGACGGTCCTGGAGACGGCGTGCGCCGACGGCGCCGCGTTCCCGGTCGTCCACTGCTGCGCCCGGAACGTCCCCTACGGGCTGCTCCGCGGCGCGGGCGCCAAGGCGATCTCGGTGGACCTCGGCCTGGTGCCCCGCCGCGACGACGACGCCGTGGGCGAGACGATCGACGCGGGGGTCGGGCTGTTCCTCGGCGCGGTGCCCGCGACCGGCGCCGCCCTGCCGCCGCTGAAGGCGACCGCCGGGCCCGCGCAGGAGCTGTGGCGGCGGCTCGGATTCCCGCGCGCGCAACTGTCGCGCCAGGTGGTGCTGACACCGGCGTGCGGGATGGCGGGGGCGTCGCCGGGCTACGTCCGCGCGGCGCTGAAGCAGTGCCGCGACGCCGCCCGGATGCTGCACGAGGCGGACTGACCGGCCCCCTCACCAGGCAGGCCGGGAGGCCGGGCCCCGCGGAGACGGCACGGACGATCCGCTCGCCGGACGGGGCGCGCCGGTGTCGCATTGTCGGTCCCGGCGGCGACAATGGGCCTATGACCACGAGTGATGGGGTTCCCGGCGAGGCGCGGGAGCGGCACCATGAGCTGAGCGAGCGGATCGACGACGGCAACTACCGCTACTACGTCCTCGACCAGCCGACGCTCACCGACGCCGAGTACGACGCGATGATGCGCGAGCTCAAGGAGCTGGAGGAGCGGCATCCGGAGCTCGTCACCCCCGACTCCCCGACGCAGCGGGTCGGCGCGCCGATCACCACCGACTTCGCGACGGTCGATCATCTGGAGCGGATGCAGAGCCTTGACAACGCGATGACCGACGAGGCGCTGCTGGCGTGGGACGAGCGGGTGGTCAAGGAGGTCGGCGAGGTCGCCGGCTA carries:
- a CDS encoding methionine synthase, producing the protein MTDYPWQPGSATGIGSYPGEDPAEALRIVLGELPDLPHLPELPARGPGADMTGRTAGLLVDMPIHLEPSGWRFSDRPGRDTQRALDHLARDLDVLEEVAGGHDGPFKVQVCGPWTLAATIELRHGDRAVKDPGAVRDLTASLAEGVAAHVADVRRRLPHARIVLQLDEPGLPAALAGTLPTASGFSRLRAVEEPAAEDALRTVLETACADGAAFPVVHCCARNVPYGLLRGAGAKAISVDLGLVPRRDDDAVGETIDAGVGLFLGAVPATGAALPPLKATAGPAQELWRRLGFPRAQLSRQVVLTPACGMAGASPGYVRAALKQCRDAARMLHEAD